The sequence ACTTTGCTCAGCGGTTCAGCTGCGCGCGCATCAAGGGATAAGTCAGGAAAAGTCTGGATGGGCAGGCGTTCACGGCCCACTCCGGGGCTGATGTCGTGCGCATCAATGACAATGCGCGGGTAGTCTTTCAGCGCGCTATAGTAGTCGTTAATAGCAATAAATAAGTCAGCAGGCGGCAGTAGCGGGCGTTCAATATCACCACGACGCTCTTCATAGCGGCTGCGAATGTCTTGCCAGAAGGTTTCTGCTGCAGCATCGATACCCTGCAAGGAAAATACTTGTGCGTCACTGGGTAAATAGTCAAACAGGCTGCTAGTACCATCAAAAAATAAGGGTAAGTAGGCTTCGATGCCTGCGGGAATTATGCCGCCGGCTAAGTCTTGGTAGAGCGGGCAACGACGAAAATCAACATCAAAACGTTCACGAAAACGCGCGCGAAAATCGGCACGTGCTTTTTTGTCGAGCGGAAACTCGCGAGCGGGCAGTAGGCGAATGCTGTCTACTTTGTCATTGGAGCGCTGGGTTTCTGGGTCAAAGGTGCGCAGCGTTTCGATTTCATCATCAAACAGGTCGATACGGTAAGGTGCTTCGCTGCCCATCGGGAATAAATCCAGTAACGCGCCACGCACGGCAAACTCGCCATGCTCGTAAACAGTATCCACGCACTGGTAACCGGACGCCTGCAAGCGGCTGCGCATGTTTTCCACGTCCAGCTTTTGCCCAACATCGAGCATCAAACTGGCGTCCAACATAAATGACTTAGGCGCCAGGCGATGCAGAGCGGTATTTATGGGAACGACTAAAATACCCTGCTGCAATTGCGGTAGCTGATACAGAGTGGCGACACGTTGGGAAATAATATCCTGATGCGGAGAGAACACATCATAGGGCAGGGTTTCCCAGTCTGGGAAGTGCAAAACCGGCAATTCTGGAGCAAAAAAAGCCAGTTCTTCTTTCAGCCGTTCGGCGTTCTGGCTGTTGTCGGTTAAGAGCAAAGTAAAACGCTGCGCGCTGCGGGTTGCCTCGGCGATAGCAAGGCCTTGGGCGGCGCCAGACAGGTTGCCCCACAGTTGTTTTGCAGAGTTGGAGGGTGGTTTTGGAAAGCGCAATACAGACACAGCTGACTCTTGTATGAACAATAAAAGAGGCGATTGTAACGGGCTATTGAGTCACTCGCTATATAAGGTTTTCAAGAGAATAGCTGCTTAGAGCTTGCCGCTTTGCTTTATGCAGTCGATAATGAGGCTCTTTTTTAGCCCCTTAATAGGTATTCAACGTGACTCAGAAGACTGACCAGTGTCTTGGTGAATGGATTGATCGCGAAGCCCTTGCCGAGGCAATGATTCCGCTTATTGGCCATCTCTACCGCAGTAATAACGTGGTGACGTCCATCTACGGACGCGGCCTTATCAATCGCTCTGTTATTGCAATTCTTAAAGCGCACCGCTTTGCTCGTCACCGTATTGGTAACGATTCTGAGCTGTCTGTGCGTGACACCTACCCTATGCTAAAAGCCATGAGCGAAATGGAGCTGGGCAGTGCATCTATCGATTTAGGTAAGATGGTTGTTAAGTTCAAAGCTGAAGCCAATGGCCGCAGTATTGACCAGTTTTTACGCGACGAGCTGGCTGATGTGGTGGGTAAGCGCGACAGCAATGCTCACCAAGGTACTGATGTTGTGCTTTATGGTTTTGGTCGTATTGGTCGCTTATTGGCGCGTATTCTGGTTGAAAAAACCGGCGCTGGTGACGGCCTGCGTTTACGCGCAATTGTCGTGCGCAAAGGTGCAGAAAATGACCTAGCTAAACGTGCCAGTCTGCTGCGCCGCGATTCTGTGCATGGCTCGTTTGATGGCACCATCGTCATCGATGAAGAAAACAGCACGATGACCGTCAATGGAAATTTGGTTAACGTTATTTACTCAAATGATCCGAAAACAGTGGATTACACCAAGTATGCTATTAAAAATGCATTGCTGGTGGACAACACCGGTCGCTGGCGTGACGAGGAAGGCTTGAGTCAGCACCTAGGGTGCCCAGGCATTGCTCGCGTGGTACTGACGGCGCCGGGTAAGGGTGCACTGAAAAATATCGTGCATGGTATTAACCACACCGATATTACGCCCGATGACAAGATTATTTCGGCGGCATCGTGCACCACTAACGCAATTGTGCCAGTCTTAAAAGCGATTAATGATCAGTTCGGTATTGTTAACGGTCACGTTGAAACCGTGCATTCCTACACGAATGACCAAAACTTAATTGATAACTTCCACACAGGAAGCCGTCGTGGACGAAGTGCTCCGCTGAACATGGTATTAACCGAGACCGGTGCTGCCACAGCCGCTGCAAAAGCGTTACCCTTCTTAGAAGGCAAGCTTACCGGTAACGCGATCCGCGTACCAACGCCAAACGTTTCCATGGCGATTCTTAATTTAAATCTTGAGAAAAGCACGAGCCGCGACGAGGTCAACGAATACCTGCGCCAGATCGCGATGCATTCCGATTTGCAAAAGCAAATTGACTATGTTTGCTCAGAAGAAGTGGTATCAACAGACTTTGTTGGCTCGCGTCATGCGGGCGTGGTGGATGCAGAAGCGACCATTTGCACTGATAACCGATTAATTCTCTATGTCTGGTATGACAACGAGTACGGTTACAGCTGTCAGGTTGTGCGTGTGATGGAAGATATAGCTGACGTTAATCCACCAGCATTTCCAAAGTAATGCGTAGTTGATCGTTGATCAGTTAAATGCAAAATGGGGCCTTCTGGCTCCCTTTTGCCTTTTAAATACTTAGAGGCTTTGGGTCATTATTCCACTAAAGTACAGGGTCATTTAGTAGAAAATTGACCATTTAGCTAGCAAGTGATGGCAAGGCCTCTTTATAATTGCGCAGATTACTTTTCTAAACGCCGGAACAGTTGTTTAGTTTCTATTTTTATAGAGTATTAGGCAAGTGTTTCGACATAACATAAATTTCACTATCGTGGTTAGGCAAACCTATGATCAAAATAAAACGTGGGCTTGACTTGCCCATGACAGGCACGCCAACACAGCGTATCGAGGCTGCAAAGCCTGTTCGTAGTGTTGCAGTCATAGGCTTCGACTATAACGGGATGAAGCCTACAATGCAGGTGCAGGAAGGGGATCGGGTCAAACTTGGCCAAGTTCTGTTCTCTGACAAAAAAACACCCGGTGTGCACTTTACAGCGCCAGGCGCTGGGGTGGTTAAAGCAGTTAACCGTGGTGAACGTCGCGTACTGCAATCTGTGGTGATCGAGCTGGAAGGTGATGATCAAGTCACGTTTGCCAGTTATGCTGCAGATAAATTAGCAGGGTTAGCAGGCGAGCAGGTACGAGAAAATCTGCAGGAGTCTGGTTTGTGGGCAGCTTTACGCACCCGCCCATACAGCAAGATTCCCGCCATTGATGCAACACCACGCTCGATCTTCGTGACGGCTATGGATACGCATCCATTAGCTGCTGATCCTGCAGTTGTCATTGCTGAATATGCAGAAGACTTCAGTCATGGCTTAACTGTGCTGAGTCGACTGGCAAAAGTATTTTTATGCAAGGCTGAAGGCGCGACCTTACCCGGTGAGACGTTAGACAACGTTCACACTGAAGCGTTCTCAGGCCCGCATCCCGCTGGTTTACCTGGCACCCATATTCACTTCCTCGATCCGGTCAGTGCAACGCGTAGCGTCTGGCAGATTGGTTATCAAGATGTGATTGCTATTGGTAAATTATTTACCAGCGGCCAATTATGGGTTGAGCGTGTCATTTCCATAGCTGGACCTGTGGTTAAAAAACCACGCTTAGTGCGCACCCGTTTGGGCGCTAATGCAAGCGATCTGGTTAAGGGTGAGTTGGCAGAAGGCAGCAATCGAGTGGTCTCCGGATCAGTCTTGGGCGGGCGTACTGCACGCGGAAGTTGTGACTTTCTAGGCCGTTACCATAATCAGCTGAGCTGCTTGGCTGAAGACCCCCATCGAGAAGTTTTTCACTACTTACGTGCTGGGGTTAACAAGTTCTCTATACTCAATATTTTTATTTCTAAGTTATCTGCAAATAAAAAGTTTAATTTCACCACAACCACCAATGGTGGCGAGCGAGCCATGATTCCTGTGGGCAGCTATGAAAAAGTAATGCCACTGGATATTTTGCCAACGCAATTATTGCGTGCGCTACTGGTCGGCGATACTGATGTGGCACAAAAGTTAGGCTGCTTAGAGTTAGATGAGGAAGATCTGGCGTTATGCACGTTTGCATGCCCAGGCAAGTATGAGTACGGCCCGGTTTTGCGGGACAATCTAACGCGTATTGAGCAGGAGGGATAAGCAATGAGTCTTCGTGCATTCCTTGATAAAGTCGAACACCATTTCGAAAAAGGTGGTAAATACGAGAAATGGTATGCCTTGTATGAGGCTGCTGACACCATCTTGTATCGCCCACGCAGTGTCACCAAAACTAACGCTCATGTTCGCGACGGTGTTGACCTCAAGCGCATTATGATCACAGTTTGGCTATGTGCGTTTCCAGCTATGTTCTTTGGAATGTGGAACGTCGGTTATCAAGCTAACTTGATTTTTGCCGACAACCCAGAGCTGATGGCAGCCCAAGAGGGCTGGCGCATGGCTTTAACCGCCATGCTGGCAGGGTTTGATCCAGGCAGCGTCTGGGACAACATGATCCAAGGAGCCACTTGGTTTGTGCCAATTTACATGGTGACTTTCATTGCCGGTGGATTCTGGGAAGTGTTGTTTGCTTCTGTTCGTCGCCATGAAATTAACGAAGGGTTCTTCGTAACCTCGATTCTCTTCGCGCTAATCGTTCCGCCAACCATTCCTTTATGGCAAGTGGCCATGGGTATCAGCTTTGGTGTCGTGATTGGTAAAGAAGTGTTTGGTGGTACCGGCAAGAACTTCTTGAACCCTGCACTGGCGGGTCGTGCCTTCTTGTTCTTTGCTTATCCAGCGCAGATCTCTGGTGATGCTGTATGGACTGCAGTAGATGGTTTTGCCGGAGCTACAGCGTTGAGCGTCACTGCTGAAGGTGGTATGCAGCAGTTGTTGGATTCAGGTTTGACTTGGATGGATGCCTTTGTGGGTACCATGCAGGGCTCTATCGGTGAAACCAGTACCCTAGCAATCTTTATTGGTGGTGCGGTGCTGCTGATTATGCGCATTGCTGCATGGCGTATTGTTGCTGGCGTGATGCTTGGCATGATTGCTTTAAGTCTGCTGCTTAACATGATTGGTTCAGATACCAACCCGCTGTTTGCCATGCCGTGGTACTGGCATATGGTTGTCGGTGGTTTTGCTTTCGGCATGATCTTTATGGCGACTGACCCTGTATCTGCATCTATGACCAATACCGGTAAGTGGATCTTTGGTGCGCTGATTGGTGTGATGGTGGTGTTGATCCGCGTGGTTAACCCAGCGTTCCCAGAAGGCATGATGTTGGCGATTCTGTTTGCTAACCTCTGTGCACCATTAATTGACCACTTTGTTGTTCAGGCCAACATTAAGCGGAGGCTGGCGCGCAATGTCTAGTCCAAAAGAATCAATCACCCGCACGCTGACCGTTGCTTTATTGGTGTGCTTGGTGTGTTCAATATTCGTGGCAGGAGCAGCGGTTGCTCTACGCCCCATTCAATCTGAAAATCGTTTGCTCGATAAGCAACGCAGCATTCTGTCAATTGCTGGACTGGGTGATGCCAGTATGTCTGGTGCGCAAGTTAAGCAAATGTTTGCTGAGCGGATTGAAGCGCGTCTTGTTGATTTAGAAACAGGTAAGTATTCCGATGCTCAAGACCCTGTTACTTTTGATCCACTGGCGTCATCGAAAGATCCAGCGTTATCCAAAGTACTGAAAGGTGCTGAGGATATTGCCTCCATCAAGCGTCGTGAGCGTTATAGCACGGTGTACGTGGTTGAACAGAATGGTCAGTTAGATACGCTTATCATTCCGGTACGCGGTTACGGTTTGTGGTCAACTCTGCATGGCTTTATTGCGGTGAAAGGTGATCTCAATACTGTTGCTGGTTTTGGCTTCTATGAGCATGGTGAAACGCCTGGTTTGGGTGGTGAAGTTGACAATCCAAAGTGGCGTGATCAGTGGTTAGGTAAAAGCCTGTTTAACAATAAAGATGAAGTGGCTATTCGCGTCGTAAAAGGTAATGTTGACCAAAGCAGTGCAACAGCTGTTAATCAAGTCGATGGCTTGGCAGGTGCAACCTTAACCAGTAACGGTGTCACCCATTTAGTGCAGTTCTGGCTAGGTGAGAATGGCTTTGGTAGCTTTATTGAGCATTTACGTGCAGGGGAGGCGTAAAGATGTCACAGCCAACAATTAAACAAGTTGTACTTGATCCGATTTTTAACAACAACCCCATTGGCTTGCAGATGCTGGGCATCTGTTCGGCATTGGCGGTCACCACTAACGTAGAAACTGCGCTAGTGATGTCGGTTGCCCTAACTTTGGTAACTGCGTTCTCGAATATGTTTATTTCGATGATTCGCAAGCAAATCCCTAGCTCAATTCGCATGATTGTGCAGATGGTGATCATTGCCTCGCTGGTGATCGTGGTTGATCAGGTCCTGAAAGCTTTCGCTTACTCGCTATCAAAACAGTTGTCGGTATTCGTCGGTTTGATTATCACCAACTGTATTGTGATGGGCCGTGCAGAAGCATTTGCTATGTCTAATCCGCCGGTACTGTCATTCTTTGACGGTGTTGGTAACGGTTTAGGTTACAGCGCAATGCTGGTTGTTTTAGGGATCATCCGTGAGTTATTTGGTGCAGGCAAAATAATGGGTTACGCCATACTTCCTGCGGTCAATGACGGCGGCTGGTACTTACCTAACGGGATGTTGTTATTACCACCTTCGGCATTCTTCTTAATTGGTTTGATTATTTGGGGGCTGCGCATGTGGAAGAAAGAGCAGGTTGAAGAGCCTGATTTCCGTATTGCTGCGCACTCTCAAGAGAAGGAGGCATACTGATGGAACATTACATCAGCTTATTTGTTAAGGCCGTTTTTGTTGAAAACATGGCGTTGGCGTTCTTCTTGGGTATGTGTACTTTTATTGCGATTTCCAAAAAAGTGGAAACTGCAATTGGCCTAGGTATTGCGGTTGTGGTGGTGCAGGTGATTACTGTGCCGGCCAACAACCTGATCTACACCTACTTACTTAAAGATGGCGCGTTGGCTTGGGCCGGTATGCCTGAAGTCGATCTAAGTTTCTTAGGCTTACTCAGCTACATCGGCGTAATTGCGGCGATTGTGCAAATTCTAGAAATGCTCCTCGATAAGTATGTGCCAGCGTTATATAACGCGCTGGGCGTATTCTTGCCGTTGATTACCGTAAACTGCGCCATCATGGGTGGTACTTTGTTTATGGTGGAGCGTGATTACAATTTCACAGAAAGTGCTGTATATGGCTTAGGCTCAGGTTTCTCATGGGCGCTAGCGATTGCACTGTTGGCCGGTATTCGTGAAAAACTTAAATACAGCGATGTGCCACAAGGCCTGCAAGGTCTGGGTATAACGTTTATTACGATTGGCTTAATGTCATTGGGCTTTATGTCATTCTCTGGCATTCAACTGTAAGGAGTAGCGAGTAATGAATTTTGAGATTTTTCTCGCTATAGGTATGTTCACCGCGATCGTCCTCGCCTTAGTAGCGATGATTCTAGTCGCCCGTGCGCGCTTGGTATCCAGCGGTGATGTAGCCATTAATATCAACAGTGAACGTACGATTACCGTACCTGCTGGTGATAAGTTGCTACAAACATTAGCGAGCAGCGATATTTTTATTCCTTCCGCGTGTGGCGGTGGTGGTACCTGTGGACAATGCACTTGCATAGTAAAGAGTGGCGGTGGTGGTTTGCTACCGACGGAAGAATCGCACTTTACTAAGCGTGAGGCAAACGAAGGCTGGCGCTTAGCCTGTCAGGTTTCAGTCAAGCAGGATATGGAAATTGAAGTTCCAGAAGAAGTGTTTGGCGTTAAGAAGTGGGAATGTACGGTTGAATCCAACCCGAACGTAGCAACTTTTATTAAAGAGTTGACCTTGCGCATCCCTGACGGCGACGATGTAAACTTCCGTGCTGGTGGTTATGTGCAGTTGGAATGTCCGCCGCACGTAGTTCATTATAAAGACTTTGATATCCAGCCTGAGTTTCATGAGGACTGGGATAAGTTTGATATTTGGCGCTACACTTCAACGGTGACTGAAACGACCATCCGTGCTTATTCAATGGCCAACTACCCAGAAGAAACCGGCATCGTTAAGTTCAATATCCGTATTGCTACACCACCACCAGGTCAGGATCACATTCCAGCAGGAATTATGTCCTCTTATGTGTTCAGCCTGAAGCCAGGCGATAAGATTACCGTATATGGACCATTTGGTGACTTCTTCGCTAAAGATACTGATGCAGAAATGGTCTTTATCGGTGGTGGTGCAGGTATGGCACCGATGCGCTCGCATATTTTTGATCAGCTTAAGCGTTTGAACAGTAAGCGCAAAATCAGCTTCTGGTATGGCGCACGTTCCTTGCGTGAATCTTTCTACAACGAGGAATACGATCAGTTGCAGGAAGAGAACCCAAACTTCACCTGGCATTTAGCTTTGTCTGATCCGTTGCCAGAAGATAACTGGGAAGGCTACACTGGGTTTATTCATAACGTTCTTTATGAGAACTACCTAAAAGATCACCCAGCACCAGAAGACTGCGAGTTCTACATGTGCGGGCCACCAATGATGAACAAAGCAGTAACTGACATGCTGCTGAATTTAGGTGTGGAACCGGAAAATATCTTACTTGATGACTTTGGAGGCTAATATGCTGCGCAACCTGTTACAGGGAGCGTGTTTAGCTACAGCCTTAGTTTTAACGCTCAGTGCTTGCGAGAGCAACGCTGAGCGCGTTGAAGAGTTGTCCGGTCTTACCATGGGTAGCACTTTTACGATCAAGTATGTTTACAATGCCGCAACACCTGCAGCCGATGCTGTGGGTGCTGAGGTGCAAAGTATTTTGGATGAGGTCGACCGGCAAATGTCGACCTATCGTCTAGACTCTGACATTGCCCGCTTTAATCAATCTCCCGTTAATACCTGTATGCAGATGCCACAGCCTGTGCTGGATTTAGTCCAGTATGGCCATGAGCTGTCGCGTATCAGCGATGGTGCATTTGATTTAACTTTGGGACCGCTGCTGGATGTGTGGGGCTTTGGTCCGCAAGCGCGTGCTAAGCATGTGCCCAGTGCTGAAGACATTGCTCAAGCAAAAGCTCGTGTGGGTTATCAGCATGTGCGCGTGGTCAATGATCAGTTGTGCAAAGATGCTGATGTGCAGGTTGAGTTCAATAGCATCGCAGCAGGCTATACGGTTGATCGTATCAGTGAGCGTTTTGCTGAACTCAATATCGACAGCTACATGATTGAAGTGACTGGTGAGTTGATCGCAAAAGGACGTAAACCTGATGGTTCACCGTGGCGTATTGCCCTTGAGCAGCCGCTGGGTGATGGGCAGCGGGTAATTCAACGGGTATTGGAAATTGATGGTTACGGACTGAATACCTCCGGTGATTACCGTAATTATTTTGAGGAAGATGGTGTGCGCTTCTCACATACCATTGATCCACAAGAGGCCGCCCCCATCCGTCACCGCTTGGCTTCTGTGACTGTTGTTGATCAATCTACCTTACGCGCCGATGGTTTAGGTACACTGTTGTTAGTTCTTGGCCCCGAGCGCGGTTTAGACTTTGCAGAACAACATAATATTGCGGCTTTTTTTGTGATGCGCGATGGTGATGGTTTTGCGACACAGGTCAGTTCAGAATTTTCCAGGATATTTCCTGAAGGAGGTAACCCATGAGTGGGATTATGTTATTTATTGTGGTCTTTGCTGTCATGGCGCTGGTCGTACTGGGTATGTCTGCTGGCGTATTAGCTGGGCGCAAACCCATCGCTGGCTCGTGCGGTGGAATTGCTAACTTGGGCATTGAAAAACAGTGCTCGATTTGCGGCGGTGTACGTGAGAAGTGTGATGAAGCCAATGATCCGCAAGGTGTGTTAGCGCAGGATGCTGTGCTGGCTTATGACGCGACCAAGCGCTAATTGCTTGACACGAGTTACACAGGCTCAATAGGCCAATTTTCTATGTGAATATGTTGCAGTATCCAGTCTTTTGTATGCTGCACATGTTGTGAAGGAGTCCAAATGGCGGTTTACAACTATGATGTGGTGATTCTGGGTTCAGGACCTGCAGGGGAAGGGGCGGCAATGAATGCTGCCAAAGCAGGCCGTAAAGTTGCTGTTGTAGAAAACCGTGGCGTTTTGGGGGGTAGCAGTACACATTTAGGCACCATTCCTTCAAAGGCATTACGTCACTCCGTGCGTCAAATTTTGCGCTTTAATACCAGCTCATTATTTCGACAAATTGGCGAGCCGCGCTGGTTTTCTTTTCCCGACGTGCTAAAAAATGCGGAAGGTGTCATCGAGCAGCAAGTCGCGTCTCGTACCAGCTATTTTGCGCGCAACCGTATCGATGTTTACTTTGGCACAGCCAGTTTTGCTGATGAGCATAGCATTGATGTGGTAGGCCCAAGCCGCGTTGAAAAACTAGTTGCCAATGAAATTATTATTGCGACAGGCTCACGTCCCTATCGTCCTGCTGATGTTGATTTTAATCATCCACGTATTTATGACAGCGATACCATTTTAAGTCTGAGTCACACCCCGCGCCGCTTGATTATTTACGGGGCGGGTGTGATTGGCAGCGAATATGCGTCGATTTTTAGTGGTTTAGGCGTATTGGTTGATTTGATTGACAATCGTAGTCAGTTGTTGAATTTCTTGGATGATGAAATTTCAGATGCCTTAAGTTATCACTTGCGCAACAATAACGTGTTGATTCGTCACAACGAAGAATATGAGCGCGTCGAAGGCATTGATAAAGGTGTAATTTTACACCTCAAGTCGGGCAAAAAAATTAAAGCTGATGGCTTCCTCTGGTGTAACGGTCGTACGGGTAATACCGATCAGCTTGGCCTCGAAAATGTTGGCTTAACTGCCAATAGTCGCGGACAAATTGAAGTCGATGAGTATTACCGTACTGCGGTGCCTAATATTTATGCTGCCGGTGATGTAATTGGTTGGCCGAGTCTTGCCAGTGCTGCCTATGACCAAGGACGCTCCGCTGCCGGTAATATTATCGATGACGATGCATGGCATTTTGTTGATGATGTGCCAACAGGCATTTATACCATCCCAGAAATCAGCTCGATTGGTAAAACAGAGCGCGAGTTGACTGAAGCAAAAGTGCCTTATGAAGTGGGTAAAGCCTTCTTCAAGAGTATGGCGCGTGCGCAGATTTCTAAAGAACCGGTGGGCATGCTGAAAATCTTGTTCCACCGCGAAACTTTAGCGATTTTGGGTGTGCATTGCTTTGGTTATCAAGCCTCAGAAATTGTTCATATTGGCCAGGCGATTATGAATCAGCCAGGTGAAGCCAATACGCTGAAGTATTTTATTAATACTACGTTTAACTTCCCAACCATGGCTGAAGCCTATCGTGTTGCCGCTTACGATGGATTGAATCGGCTTTTTTGAGCGGCTCCGGTCAGTGGCCTGATTCGATCGGAGCCTTTTTGGAACAGCGTTTCAGTGATTCCCAAGGGTGGCAATGGCCAAACCGGGAAAGTCAGTAATCAGGCTGTCTGCACCACACGCAGCGAGTCGGCGCATCAGCGCTGGCTCGTTGACTGTCCATACTGATACATGTAACCCTGCCTGCTGTGCTTTAGCTAAGCGCTGCTCTGTTGATAACGCCCAATTCAATACCAGCATCTGACAGTTATAACGCAGTGCCACTTTAATTGGATCCAACCATGCATACTCAGCAACCAACCCGCGCGCTAGGTGCGGTGTGAGGCGTTTTGCTGCGCGTAAAACGGTGCGTGAGCTGCTGGTAATAATGATTTTATCCTGCAAGGCAAAGCGCGCACTCAATTGATCAATGGCGCGCACGATATGTGCCGAACGACTTCTTGAGGCTTCTTTGACCTCCAGTTGCCAGTGCTCAAATGGGCAGAGACTAAACAGCTGCTCAAGGCTGGGAATAGGGCAGACGGTTGGCCAGGGCACCGTATTATGCCGTGCATCCATTTGCATCAGCTGCTCAGCGCTATGCTGACTGACTTTTCCGCGCAGGCCAGTGGTGCGCTTTAAGCTGGCATCATGAATAACCATCAACTGCCCGTCTTTGGACAGTTGTAGGTCCAGTTCGCAGCGATTAACGCCAGCTTTTAAGCAGGCCTCAAAGCTAGCTAAGGTGTTTTCCGGTGCTTCACCGCGTGCACCGCGATGGCCATAAATTAGAGTCATGGCGTAATAGGGGTGCGAGGCTGATGAATTTGCACACTATTTATTACAGTAGTGTATTCAAAATAGACACTGAAATTTGGATAGTCCCAGCGGCTTATCGGTGGTTGGCCAACACTTTGATGGCGAATACGTGGTTCGCCAAACTGCTGAAGTACCTGTGCTTGTTTGTCTCCGTGAGCGGGCATGCTGAGACTAGAAGCACCTTGCTGGCTGATCGGAATGCGTAATACTTCAGCTTGGATATGGCTGATTGATAGGACAGTTAAGCAGACAAGAATACCGATGTGTTTCATTTTGCTGACTCCGAGTCGTTTGGCTGCAAGGCAAGGCGTCTTTGCAGTGCTTGC comes from Pseudomonas sp. C27(2019) and encodes:
- a CDS encoding phosphodiesterase → MKHIGILVCLTVLSISHIQAEVLRIPISQQGASSLSMPAHGDKQAQVLQQFGEPRIRHQSVGQPPISRWDYPNFSVYFEYTTVINSVQIHQPRTPITP
- the sthA gene encoding Si-specific NAD(P)(+) transhydrogenase, which translates into the protein MAVYNYDVVILGSGPAGEGAAMNAAKAGRKVAVVENRGVLGGSSTHLGTIPSKALRHSVRQILRFNTSSLFRQIGEPRWFSFPDVLKNAEGVIEQQVASRTSYFARNRIDVYFGTASFADEHSIDVVGPSRVEKLVANEIIIATGSRPYRPADVDFNHPRIYDSDTILSLSHTPRRLIIYGAGVIGSEYASIFSGLGVLVDLIDNRSQLLNFLDDEISDALSYHLRNNNVLIRHNEEYERVEGIDKGVILHLKSGKKIKADGFLWCNGRTGNTDQLGLENVGLTANSRGQIEVDEYYRTAVPNIYAAGDVIGWPSLASAAYDQGRSAAGNIIDDDAWHFVDDVPTGIYTIPEISSIGKTERELTEAKVPYEVGKAFFKSMARAQISKEPVGMLKILFHRETLAILGVHCFGYQASEIVHIGQAIMNQPGEANTLKYFINTTFNFPTMAEAYRVAAYDGLNRLF
- a CDS encoding glycerophosphodiester phosphodiesterase, giving the protein MTLIYGHRGARGEAPENTLASFEACLKAGVNRCELDLQLSKDGQLMVIHDASLKRTTGLRGKVSQHSAEQLMQMDARHNTVPWPTVCPIPSLEQLFSLCPFEHWQLEVKEASRSRSAHIVRAIDQLSARFALQDKIIITSSSRTVLRAAKRLTPHLARGLVAEYAWLDPIKVALRYNCQMLVLNWALSTEQRLAKAQQAGLHVSVWTVNEPALMRRLAACGADSLITDFPGLAIATLGNH
- a CDS encoding FAD:protein FMN transferase, giving the protein MLRNLLQGACLATALVLTLSACESNAERVEELSGLTMGSTFTIKYVYNAATPAADAVGAEVQSILDEVDRQMSTYRLDSDIARFNQSPVNTCMQMPQPVLDLVQYGHELSRISDGAFDLTLGPLLDVWGFGPQARAKHVPSAEDIAQAKARVGYQHVRVVNDQLCKDADVQVEFNSIAAGYTVDRISERFAELNIDSYMIEVTGELIAKGRKPDGSPWRIALEQPLGDGQRVIQRVLEIDGYGLNTSGDYRNYFEEDGVRFSHTIDPQEAAPIRHRLASVTVVDQSTLRADGLGTLLLVLGPERGLDFAEQHNIAAFFVMRDGDGFATQVSSEFSRIFPEGGNP
- the nqrM gene encoding (Na+)-NQR maturation NqrM; the encoded protein is MLFIVVFAVMALVVLGMSAGVLAGRKPIAGSCGGIANLGIEKQCSICGGVREKCDEANDPQGVLAQDAVLAYDATKR